GGGCTTCAGGGTCTCCCCGCCCGCCGACATCACCAAAATGGACCCCACAATAGGGCCGGTGCAGGAAAAGGAAACCAGCACCAAGGTGATGGCCATGAAGAACACGCCATAATAGCCGCCTTTGTCGGCCTGGGCATCTGCCTTGTTCACCAGCCAATGGGGCAACGTGATCTCAAACATGCCCAGAAACGCCATGGCAAAAACCAGGAACACTACAAAGAACAGCACGTTTGGGATCCAGTGCGTACTCAGGAAATTGGCTACCTCGGGCCCGGCCAGCTTGGCTACCAGCGTGCCGATGAGGGTGTAAAACGCGATGATGGACAAGCCGTACACCAATGCCTTCAGGATAGCATTACCCCGGTTGGAGCTTCCGCCAGTAAAGAACGTCACCGTCATCGGGATCATGGGAAACACGCAGGGCGTAAGCAAGGCAATCAAACCCGACAGGAACGCCCCGATCATGAATTCCCAAAGGCCTTCCTGCACGGGCGCCCCGGCGGTTTTGGCCGCGGCCCCAACTGTGGCAGCAGGAATTGTTCCGTTGGCTGCTGAATCTGAGAAAGCAGCCGGGGACGTGGTAGTACCCAATGTAGTGGTATCTGGGTTCACCGTAGCGCCAGTTGTAGTAGTGGCGGTAGTGGCCGGGGTCGCCGGGCTGGCGGCCGTAGTTCCGCTAAGAGCGGGCGTGGCCGTGGTGGCGGGAGCACCGGTAGTAACACCTTGCGCCGGAGCAGTGGCGGGGGCGCCTGGCAGAACCGTGATCTGGGTGAACTGGAAATCGGCTTCGCCGGGAATACACTGGCCGTTCACCTCTGAACATACCTGGTACTCATAGCTTCCCTTAATTACCAGGGTGGGCTGCAACACTTTAATCCGTTGTCTGAACTGGGCGGTTTTGGTGAAGTAGGTGTATTCACCGCCCCACATCTGGTCAAATTTCTTTTTGGGGTTGACGGCCTTTATCTTGCCTACCAGCGCATAGGAAGGGTGTTTCTGAAAGGTGAAGGTGGTGACAATAGGCCCCAGTTCCGGGTCAAAGTCTGAGGAGTACAGGTACCAATCGGGGATAATTTTGGCGTTGAACAGCAGTTCAACCTCCTCACCTACCTTTACTTCTTTGGCAGAGACGTCATAACTCCAGGTGGCCGGCTTGAGCACCTGCGCCTGCGCCACGGCCAGCAGTAAGAACAACGGCAGCAGCAAACCAATGGCACGTTTCCAATCTATAGTCATTTATTTTTTGCTTCTGTTTAGAAGGTGCTAAATTACTACAAATACCACGTAAACCCGAACAAACCACCACAAAGCATTGCTTTTATCCGGCATTCTGGGGTTACTTTCTGCGGCCGTTCACGTACAGCAAACCAACATTATCTCTTTGATAGTGCTGATAAACCATTAAATTTGACGCAAGCGCCTCTTTTTTACCCCTGAAGGGCTGCCCAAAACTATGATCCTCAACATCCTTCTCACCATTCTGCTTGTGGCCTTGAATGGTTTTTTTGTGGCCGCCGAGTTTGCCCTGGTCAAAGTACGGGCCTCGCAGATTGAACTCCGGGCGCAGGCCGGTAACCAGTTGGCCAAGATCGCCTACCACATGATCGGGCACCTGGATGCCTACCTTTCTGCCACGCAGTTGGGGATCACCCTTGCCTCCCTGGGTCTTGGTTGGATTGGCGAGGGCGTGGTGTCTGAGATCATCATTGAGATCATGCACGCCATGGGCATTGCCCCGGACCCGGTGCTGGCCCATAAAATAGCCCTCCCCATTTCCTTTGCCGTCATCACTGTCCTGCACATTGTGTTTGGCGAGCTGGCGCCTAAATCCCTGGCCATTCAGCGCCCAGAGTCCACTGCCCTAGCCGTGGCCATCCCGCTGCGGATTGTCTACTACGTGCTGCTGCCTTTTATCTGGGTGTTGAACGGGTTCTCCAACTTTATTCTAAGGCAGATAGGCATCACGCCCATGCACGGCTCTGAGGTACACACCGCCGAGGAGTTACGGCTGCTCTTTGAGCAAAGCGCCGAAAGCGGTGAGATTGGCGGCAGCCAGCAGGAGCTCATTGAGAACGTGTTTGAGTTCAATGAGCGCATGGTCAAGCAGATCATGGTGCCGCGCACCAAACTCATTGCCCTGGACCTGAACGCCACCGAGGAAGAAATTTTTAAAGTGGTCTTCAACGAGGGCTACACCCGCATGCCTATATACCGCGACACCATTGACAACATAGTAGGCATCCTATATGTCAAAGACCTGTTGGTGGTGCTACGGGCCGGCGAGCAGGTGAGCCTGGAAAGACTCATGCGCCCTGCCTACTTTGTGCCGGAGACTAAGAAAATCAGCCGTCTGCTCAAAGACTTCCAGCGCAACCGCAACCACATTGCCGTGGTGTCAGATGAGTTTGGTGGTACTTCTGGTATTGTCACCATTGAAGACATTATTGAGGAACTGGTAGGCGAGATTCAGGATGAGTACGATGAAGAAGTGCCCCTGATTGAGAAGGTTGGCGCCTTTGAGTTTAAAGTAAGTACCGCGGCCTCCATCCAGGACGCCAACGACGACCTCCCCTACCCGCTGCCCGAAGGCGAGGACTACGAAACCGTGGGCGGTTATATCAACATGATCTACGGCCGTATTCCAGAGATAGGTGATACCGCAGTGCATGGCGTCTATGAGTTCAAGATCCTGGAGAAAACCGACCGAAACGTGGAATCTGTGCTCCTCACCGTGACCGAAGACAAACGCGACGACCTTTTGTAATCTACTGCGCTGTGCGACGGTGTCTGGGTTTGAAGTTGAAGTAGGCAAAAGCGCTGAAAGCAAAACTTTTCTTTTTATATGCGAATACCGTTTCGGGCCTGTTTTAGCTAAAACAGGCCCGAAACGGTATTAAAGATTTTTGCCTTGTTGGCAAAAAAATACCTAGCTCTTACTTCTTAGCCGTGGCAGCGCCCTTCAGATGCTTGGCGGCTTCCAGGAAGGTGGTGGTCCAGATCTGCTTCTCGTTTTTCTTTAGGTATTGCAGCAGCTGGCGGTGGGCTTGTAGGGAGACGTTCAGGGAATGTTCGCCACCCACGCCGTGGAACAAGAACACAATCATGCTGTTAGTCTCCTGGGCCTTTTTCACCAGCGCAATAAGCTCCTCGCCGGTCTGCCCGTTAATCATGTAAGAGCCTATGGTGTAGAGGTTCGTTCCTTTGCCAGACACCATCTCGCTCTGCACACCGCGGGCCGCTACAAACTCCCCTTTCATGCCGTCCAGGTAAGAAACGCCGCCAATCTGGGTATCACCGCAGGGGTACGCGAAGGTGCGTTCCTTCTTGCCGTCCAGGGCTTCCAAGGCCGTGTTGGTCATGCGTATCTCATCCGTGATCCGGCGTACCGAGTAGGTGGCCAGATTATAGTCTGCAGTCACGAAGTCACGGCCGGGGCGGCTGCCGTCACAGGGGTGGAAAAGCGTGTGGTTGGCCAGTTCATGTTTGTTAGCGGCCACTTTTTTCCACTCAGGCAGGCGCTTGGAGAACGGCCCGGCAGCGGCGGTCAGGTAAAAGGTGCCTTTGAGTTTGAACGAGTCCAGCGCAGGCACCACCTGGTCCAGGTGCACGTTCAGGGCATCGTCATAGGTCAGGACCACAGCGCATTTCTTCTTATTCCAGTCCTGGGCAAATACGGTGGCACTGGTAAGGCAAAGCAGGAAAACAAGGGTTCTTTTCAGGAGCATACAATATATAAAAAACAGGTTAAGGCAAAGGCATTGAGATTGCCATCAGCGTAAGGCTAGATACTAAGATACTTAATTCCCTTTTACAAACCGTATTTACCAAGAAAGCAAAGTAGCGGACAAGTATATATAACTTTTACTATCCTGTTTTGCGTACATGGGCTAGCGTCCGGTTTTGGCCCACTCGTTTCCTGGGCCGTTCTCTGGGGCTTGGCCCCGCTATCTGGCTATTTTAGGGCGGTTTTCGTAAAAACAGGCCAAAAACGCTTACATTTAATTCAGGTTTACAATTCATAGAACCAATGCCTTCTACTCCCCGCCCCTGGCGATTACTACGCTCTAACATTGCCTTCAAACACAAATGGTACACCCTTCGGCGCGACGAGGTGGAACTCTCCAACGGCCATGTGGTAGATGACTTCTTTGTGAGCGAGCGGCCAGACGGGGCCATGGTGTTTCCGGTAACGGAACAGAACGAGGTGCTGTTTGTGCGCCAGTACAAGCACGCCGCCGGCAAGGTGTTTTTAGAGGTACCGGCCGGCTCTTTCTTCCCGGACCAGGAAGACGCCAAAGAGGCCGCCACCCGCGAGCTGCTGGAGGAAACCGGCGCCGTACTCACCCAGGAGCTTATCCCCTTGGGCGTGCTGCATGACAACCCCGCCAAAGACACCAACCGCCTGCATCTGTTCCTGGCCAGGAACGTACGCATAGAACAGGCCCAGGTACTGGACACCACCGAAGACATTGAAGTGGTAAAGGTGCCCCTGGACCAGGTGCTTGGCAAAGTGCTGAACGGTGAGATCTGCGTGTCTGGCTCGGTGGCGCTGTGCTTTCTGGCCCTCAGGCACCTGCAGGTTTCTTAGTGCCGGTCATCATTCCCGCAGAAAGAAATCCGCGGACTGGCTTAACCCCAACGCCAAAACCAAGTATAGAACAGGTAACGCTTTCTGCTATCTTTGGTAAGCTGGTGGCCCTTATCATCTACTTCAAGCAATTACAGCGCAATGGCTGACATAAACGAGGGCCCAGGCCCCGAAGGAAAAAACAAGAAAGACAAGTCTGAGAAACCCCGCCGGGGCATAGACACCATGTTCCGGATTACGGCGGCCAACCAGATGCGCCTCAGTGACATGGCCGATAACAAGGCTCATATCCTGCTTACCATTAACTCCATCATTGTCTCCATTCTGCTTTCGGTCCTGTTCAGGAAACTGGACACGGAGCCTGAACTGATTGTGCCCGGCATCCTGTTTCTGCTTACCTCGCTCATCACCATGGTGCTGGCTATACTGGTGACCATGCCCAGAATCAAGAAAAGCTCCAAAAACCAGCCCTCCCCCAATGATGGCGACAAGATCAACCTCATGTTCTTTGGCGACTTCCACAGCATGAGCCTGCTGGAGTATGAGAATGGCATCCAGGACCTCATGGCTAAAAACAAGACCCTGTACGGTAGCATGATCAAAGACAACTATTTCCTGGGCAAGGTGCTGCAAAAGAAGTACACCAGCCTGCGGTTTGCCTACATGTTCTTTATGGTGGGCTTTATTACCGCGGTTTTCTCTTTTGTGCTCATGCAGATCATGTTCATGGACAGCGACAGCCCCTTCATGCGCTTCATAGGTCAATTCATAGGATAACCCTTTCCAGGCCGGCATTTCCCATAAACGGCTAAAGCCGATACTTTAACAAAGACCAGTAGCCATTCTCCGTTTCTGACCCTTACCTTTGCGTTTTAGGTTCTCCAGGTGGCTGGTCGCTTTGCGGTCATGGCTATCTGTTTTTACCAGAGCCTTCGCGTGGTTATGCTTTCCCCTTTCTCTTCTGCTTCACTTCCCTGGGTACAAGTGGCCCCAGACGCACCCTATTTCATCACCGAAGACGGCCTGCCCTGGACGCCGGTAGGCCAGAATGACGCCATTACCTGGCCAGAGCTGGAAGGCCTATTCCGGCGCAAGAACCTGGCGGCGGTAGAAGAGTACCTGGTGTACCTTACCCAGCACGGTGTTACCTGCCTGCGGCTCATGCTGGAGTACGCACAGGGCGAAAACCGCTATTTTGAGAAGCCCGTGGGCCGGTTCCAACCCAACATGGTCCGCCTCTGGGATGACCTCTTCGCCCTCTGTGCCAAACACGGCCTGCGTATTCTGCTTACCCCCTTTGACACCTTCTGGATGTGGCTGCGCTGGAAATACCACCCCTACAACAAGCACCTGGGCGGCCCCTGCGCCGGGCGCCGAAAACTGCTGCTCTGCCCCCAGACCATTGCCGCCATTAAAACCCGGCTTACGTTTGTGGTGGAGCGCTGGGGCGGCAGTGGCGTCCTCTTTGCCTGGGACCTCTGGAACGAGATGCACCCCGCCCACATGGGCAACAGCGCCGACCGCTTTGCAGCAGTGGCCACAGAGTTGAGCCAGCACGTGCGGGACCTGGAACTGCGGCTGTACGGCCGGTCCCACCCCCAGACCATCTCCCTCTTCGGGCCGGCGCTGCACACGCACCCTACCCTCGCCGACACTATTTTCCGGCACCCGCTGCTAGACTTTTCCAGCACCCATTTCTATGACCCCGCCACCCTGGACCACCCCAGAAACACCATTGACCCCGCCATAAAAGTGGGTGAGTTGGTGCGCGAAGCCCTGGAACACACCTCAGTAAACCGGCCTTTCTTTGACAGCGAGCACGGCCCCATTCACCTGTTCAAGAACCGGCGCTACACCCTGGCCACGACTTTTGATGATGAGTATTTCCGGCACATGCAGTGGGCGCACCTGGCCTCCGGCGGGGCTGGCGGCGGGCTGCGCTGGCCGTACCGGCACCCGCATACGCTTACCCCCGGCATGCGCCAGGCCCAGAAGAACATGGTGGGTTTCCTGCATCTGATTGATTGGAGCACGTTCCGGCGTAAAAACCTGAACCATGAGATCACTATCTCAGAGCCGGCCTTCGCGGTGTTCGGCTGCGCCGATGACACGCAGGCAATAGTATGGCTGCTGCGCCAGAACGCCCGCTACCAGCGTAAACGCCTCGTAGACCCGGCCGCCCCGCCCCTGGCGGTGCAAGTGCAGGTGCCTTTTCTGAAAGATGGCACCTACCTGGTTCAGGTCTGGGATACCCAGGAGGGCACCATGCAAAACCAACTGAGGGCAGAATCTAGGGACGGGAGTTGCACATTTACCGTTCCTGCGGTACGTACAGACATGGCCCTGGCCCTTACCAGAACCGCCTAAGCCTTGCAATTGCGTATTCCCGTTTTAGGGCCGATTTCCGAAAAACGGCCCAAAACAAAGAGCCGGCCCAGAATCTCTTCTAGGCCGGCTCTTTGTTACTTGATTTTGGTAGTGTCTGGCGGCAGGTCCAGGGAGTCCAGGCCTCCATCTGCGCCTTCCACCATATCTTCTGAAGCTGTATTACCGGTAGTTTCAGCGGGTCCTTCGCCGCAGGCGGTAAAGGCCAGGGAGGCAACCGCAAACGCGGCCAGCGTCATCTTTGCTATATTCTTGCTGATCGTTTTCATAGGGGGTAGGGATTAGGTACAAGTTAAGCCTCAGGAAAAGAAGCCGTTCTCCCTATACGCAGCTACCGCTGGCACTGTTAAGCAAGACAGTCCTTCGGCCACACAATTACCGCGATCGCCCTTCCTGTTTTAAGCCTGTTTTCCAAAAAACGCGCTTAAAACAGCAACTGAGGCTCTGTTCTGCAAGGGAGGGTTAAGCGTTATTTTAAACCAGTTCCGGTTGACGCTGCCCCTTCGTTCCCGTCCTGAAACCAGCTGGCGTACATCACATAGTTGTCGGCGGTTTTGGCCATGCCGGCAATCTGGTCCTGGCTCAGGGCTTTTACCTTTTTGGCGGGCACCCCGGCATAGATATGGCCGCTCTCACAGATGGTATTCTCCAGCACCACGGCGCCGGCCGCCACAATGCAGTGCTCCTCCACCACAGCGTTGTCCATGACAATGGCGCCCATGCCAATGAGCACATTGTCCTGCACCGTGCAGCCGTGCACCAGGGCGTTATGGCCAATGCTCACGTTGTTGCCAATGGTGGTGGGCGCTTTCTGGTAGGTGCAATGGATCACGGCCCCGTCCTGGATGTTGGTCTTGTTGCCTATTCTTATGCGGTGCACGTCTCCCCTGATCACGGCGTTAAACCACACCGTACACTGGTCGCCCAGCACCACATCCCCTACAATAGTGGCATTGGGGGCAATGAAACAATTTTCCCCTATGGTGGGGTGAATACCTTTCACGGGAAGTAGCAACGGCATGGCTTTATAATTAAGAATTAGGAATAGCAGTACCAAAGGTAACTATTGGCCCGCACCCGTCAGTAATACGAACGCCGTTTTGTGGCCGTTTTCCAAAAAACGGCTACAAAACGGCGACATACCTTCTTTCTGCTATTTTTCGGCCTCCGGGAAGCCCCTTCTTAAAAGGTGGGCACAATAGTAAATAGCTGGCGCTGAGAGCCAACCAGCCCTTTAGGGTGATAGGCTTCTACCTCTACCTCAAAATCACCTATGTCATCTGAGGTATAGAAAACCACCGTGGCTGTACCGTTGGCGTTGCTTTGGACAGTTGGCGCCCAATGCAGCAGGCTCCTGAAATCTGGCGCCGGCCGGGGAACCGTGTACTCATAAGAAGGTGTCTTGAACGCGAAAGGCTTGGCCAGCCCGGCCCAGGTAAAGGAGTTTTTGTCCTGCATCTCACGGGGCGAAGGATGCGGCGGATTGGTGGTGATGGACAATACCCCATATCTGCCTATCAGCCCAATGTTGCTCAGCTTGCGCTCCGCATAGAAGAGGTCTATTTGCTTGATGGCAGCGCCGGGCATATTCAGAAGCCATTCATTATTGGAGACGGGGGTACCGTTCACCAGATACAGCGGACGTTCCGGGAACCGGGCCCCGGCTTTTTCAGGGGAGAAAATGCGCACCTCTTTGTCTGGCCCTGTACCCACCACGCTGGCCAACGGAACGGTTTCCCGTAACACATCTTCCAGGTTTTTGAAGGGATTGTACTTGCTCAGATCATAGGACTGGTTCGGCTTGCCAAGTTCGCCCAATAAAACAGCTTCTGACGTGTCTGTGGCCTCCGCCACCGCCATGGGTTTCTTTCCATTGAAAAGCGTTTGGGTCTGCGCCCGAACGGCGGCTTGCCGCAGGTACTGCGCCTCCTGCTCTGTTACCCGTAGCGGCAGCGCCGCTGTTGGAGAAAAGGCCGGCCCATCGGCCCATTCGATAGTGGCATTCTTCACCCGGCTGCCGCCGCTCAGCACCTCGGTCACGTAATGGCCTGGGTTATTGAAATCCAAAGACAGAAACGAAAAACGTCCCTCAGGGTCTGTTACCTGAACCATGGGTTCTGAACTGGCGCGGCTGAACAAAAGCACCATGGCAGAAGGCAGCGCATTTCCTTTGGCATCCAAAAGCCTTCCGGCTAATCGCAGGCCCTCGGCAGATTGGGAGGTTGTTGCCGCCAGGGGTTCAGGGGTTTTCACCGTTGGAAGTAAAGACGGGGCGCCTTCTACCAGCAGAGACCATTCCAGGGCAGACTGCGGCGCCAGACCGGCAGCGGATGCAGACAGCAAATAGGCAGGCACTACTCCTTTGATGAATTCCTCTTCCAGAGACTTGCCCTGGGTGCTTTGCGCTTGCGCGCGGGACCGTACCACAAAAGACAAGGACGCCTCTACGGGTACTCCGGAGGCATCGGTTACCTGGGCCGTCACGCGTACCGGTTCGCGGCGGCCGTAGCTCATCCGGTCGGTTTTGACCTTAAGCCGTAATTGCTGGGGGTGCCGCACAAACATATATCGTTCGGCCTCTACCTGGCCGTTGGCATTGGTCACCGTTAGCTTCAAGGGGCCATCTGGCAGGGTCTGCTGGTTTATTCTCATAACAGACTCTTCGCCCTTGGCCAGGGTGGTTTCCCCAGTAAAGAAAGGCTTCCCGCCGGCGGCGAAGGTTACCTGCACTTTTTTACCGGCGGCATTTTTCAACCAGGCCGGGCTGGGCAATAACCTGATCTGAAGGAGGCTGTCAGAAGAAGAAGTTACCCGCAAGGCTACTCCCTGGGCCTGCACCGGAGGAAGCTTTAACAGCCCCTGGGCTTTCTGGTTTTCCAGCGCAAGCTGGTAAGACACCCCTTCGCGCGGGGTGAACAGCATAAACCCCTGCCCGTGGTGATCAGTTTGAAACTTGGTGGCGGTCCCGTCTGGGGCGGTGATCTTTCCTGTGGCGGCCGTTCCGGTGCCATTCTGGTCCGTGGTTTTGAGCGCCAGTTTATTCTCTACGCCGGCAATGAGTTTCCCGCCCTCGGGGAACGCGTCCAGCGTGACAGAGGTAACCGCCAGGGGCTGGTCTGCCCTGGCTCTCTCGTTGGCCGGGCCCAGCACCCGTATCCGTTGCCTGAAAACACCTTCTTTCTCACCAGCCTGCGAGGAAGTGGACGCGGTAACCTCATACAAGCCGCGGGCAAGCGAATCTGCCAGCACAATATTCCCGATGGCCATGCCCTGGACAATGGGGAACCGCAGGTGCTGGGTGGTGGCCGCAGAAGACGTTTTAAAGGCCACTTCCAAGACGCTACTGCCGGCAGAGGCTTGCAGTGACCCGGTTTTCACCACAAAGGCCTTGAACTTTATTGTATCGCCGCTGGCGTAAAAGGGCTGCGAGAACCGCACATGCACTTGCTCCCCGGTGGCCGTCTGCGACATGCCTTTCTCTGGCCTTGGCATTGCCTGCCCGGCGGCGGCCAGAAAAGGAGATAACAGTAAAAGGAACAGGATCTGGGGGAAGTTCTTCTTCATTCGGGTATTTAATGCTTCAAAAGGGCTCATGCGCTTACCAGAAAGAAGGACGTATCTCTGAACTGAATTTGATGGTGCGGCAATCATCTGGGTACTTGAGCAGACCAGGCACCTGGGGCACTTCCTCGCGCTTCACGAACACTGCCTTTCTGGTGACCGCCGAGGCCCCAAAATAGCCGAACACCGGCTCCTCTGGGTTGGCAAGGTTTCTGACGTTGCCTTTGGCATTGGCTGGGGGCGGGTCCAGCACCGAACCTACGCTGCGGGACTGGGCAATAAAATCTTCCCAGAAGTCATACCCCGTTTCTGAAAGCGAGTATTGCACCGCCTCTACCCGTAAGCGCACATTAATGGTTTCACCGGTAAGCGGCACAATGCCTACTGGTTTTCTAAAGGTGTTGCCGTTGAAAAGCCGGTCCTCCCCCACTACCATCAGGTTGGTGGTGTCATAGACCCAGCAGGTTTGACAGCACTTCTTGGGTTTGGGGATGGGGAAACTTCCCCGGGGCGGTACCTCTTCATAGTCCCAGGGCTGGGTGGACACCTCATAGATGGCCTTCCATTCCCACCG
This Rufibacter radiotolerans DNA region includes the following protein-coding sequences:
- a CDS encoding protein-disulfide reductase DsbD family protein, whose protein sequence is MTIDWKRAIGLLLPLFLLLAVAQAQVLKPATWSYDVSAKEVKVGEEVELLFNAKIIPDWYLYSSDFDPELGPIVTTFTFQKHPSYALVGKIKAVNPKKKFDQMWGGEYTYFTKTAQFRQRIKVLQPTLVIKGSYEYQVCSEVNGQCIPGEADFQFTQITVLPGAPATAPAQGVTTGAPATTATPALSGTTAASPATPATTATTTTGATVNPDTTTLGTTTSPAAFSDSAANGTIPAATVGAAAKTAGAPVQEGLWEFMIGAFLSGLIALLTPCVFPMIPMTVTFFTGGSSNRGNAILKALVYGLSIIAFYTLIGTLVAKLAGPEVANFLSTHWIPNVLFFVVFLVFAMAFLGMFEITLPHWLVNKADAQADKGGYYGVFFMAITLVLVSFSCTGPIVGSILVMSAGGETLKPIAGMFAYSLAFALPFTLFAIFPNWLSSLPKSGGWLNSVKVCLGFIELALALKFLSVADQVYHWRLLDREVYLALWIVIFTLMGVYLLGKLKFSHDSDLPYLGVPRLLLAIATFAFVVYLIPGMFGAPLKALSGYLPPQHTLDFDLMTNRGAAGTPTASTICETPKYGDFLELPHGLQGYFDLEQAKKCAAEQGKPIFIDFTGHGCVNCREMEANVWADPQVLKRLREDYVIAALYVDDKTELPKNEWYTSTYDQKQKNTLGKKYADYQITKFNVNAQPYYVLIDEQENMLVTPVAYEKSVQKFVEFLDAGVAAYKARKGAQ
- a CDS encoding hemolysin family protein, which codes for MILNILLTILLVALNGFFVAAEFALVKVRASQIELRAQAGNQLAKIAYHMIGHLDAYLSATQLGITLASLGLGWIGEGVVSEIIIEIMHAMGIAPDPVLAHKIALPISFAVITVLHIVFGELAPKSLAIQRPESTALAVAIPLRIVYYVLLPFIWVLNGFSNFILRQIGITPMHGSEVHTAEELRLLFEQSAESGEIGGSQQELIENVFEFNERMVKQIMVPRTKLIALDLNATEEEIFKVVFNEGYTRMPIYRDTIDNIVGILYVKDLLVVLRAGEQVSLERLMRPAYFVPETKKISRLLKDFQRNRNHIAVVSDEFGGTSGIVTIEDIIEELVGEIQDEYDEEVPLIEKVGAFEFKVSTAASIQDANDDLPYPLPEGEDYETVGGYINMIYGRIPEIGDTAVHGVYEFKILEKTDRNVESVLLTVTEDKRDDLL
- a CDS encoding polysaccharide deacetylase family protein, which encodes MLLKRTLVFLLCLTSATVFAQDWNKKKCAVVLTYDDALNVHLDQVVPALDSFKLKGTFYLTAAAGPFSKRLPEWKKVAANKHELANHTLFHPCDGSRPGRDFVTADYNLATYSVRRITDEIRMTNTALEALDGKKERTFAYPCGDTQIGGVSYLDGMKGEFVAARGVQSEMVSGKGTNLYTIGSYMINGQTGEELIALVKKAQETNSMIVFLFHGVGGEHSLNVSLQAHRQLLQYLKKNEKQIWTTTFLEAAKHLKGAATAKK
- a CDS encoding NUDIX hydrolase, with product MPSTPRPWRLLRSNIAFKHKWYTLRRDEVELSNGHVVDDFFVSERPDGAMVFPVTEQNEVLFVRQYKHAAGKVFLEVPAGSFFPDQEDAKEAATRELLEETGAVLTQELIPLGVLHDNPAKDTNRLHLFLARNVRIEQAQVLDTTEDIEVVKVPLDQVLGKVLNGEICVSGSVALCFLALRHLQVS
- a CDS encoding Pycsar system effector family protein, whose amino-acid sequence is MADINEGPGPEGKNKKDKSEKPRRGIDTMFRITAANQMRLSDMADNKAHILLTINSIIVSILLSVLFRKLDTEPELIVPGILFLLTSLITMVLAILVTMPRIKKSSKNQPSPNDGDKINLMFFGDFHSMSLLEYENGIQDLMAKNKTLYGSMIKDNYFLGKVLQKKYTSLRFAYMFFMVGFITAVFSFVLMQIMFMDSDSPFMRFIGQFIG
- a CDS encoding glycoside hydrolase 5 family protein, coding for MAICFYQSLRVVMLSPFSSASLPWVQVAPDAPYFITEDGLPWTPVGQNDAITWPELEGLFRRKNLAAVEEYLVYLTQHGVTCLRLMLEYAQGENRYFEKPVGRFQPNMVRLWDDLFALCAKHGLRILLTPFDTFWMWLRWKYHPYNKHLGGPCAGRRKLLLCPQTIAAIKTRLTFVVERWGGSGVLFAWDLWNEMHPAHMGNSADRFAAVATELSQHVRDLELRLYGRSHPQTISLFGPALHTHPTLADTIFRHPLLDFSSTHFYDPATLDHPRNTIDPAIKVGELVREALEHTSVNRPFFDSEHGPIHLFKNRRYTLATTFDDEYFRHMQWAHLASGGAGGGLRWPYRHPHTLTPGMRQAQKNMVGFLHLIDWSTFRRKNLNHEITISEPAFAVFGCADDTQAIVWLLRQNARYQRKRLVDPAAPPLAVQVQVPFLKDGTYLVQVWDTQEGTMQNQLRAESRDGSCTFTVPAVRTDMALALTRTA
- a CDS encoding gamma carbonic anhydrase family protein → MPLLLPVKGIHPTIGENCFIAPNATIVGDVVLGDQCTVWFNAVIRGDVHRIRIGNKTNIQDGAVIHCTYQKAPTTIGNNVSIGHNALVHGCTVQDNVLIGMGAIVMDNAVVEEHCIVAAGAVVLENTICESGHIYAGVPAKKVKALSQDQIAGMAKTADNYVMYASWFQDGNEGAASTGTGLK
- a CDS encoding carboxypeptidase-like regulatory domain-containing protein, giving the protein MKKNFPQILFLLLLSPFLAAAGQAMPRPEKGMSQTATGEQVHVRFSQPFYASGDTIKFKAFVVKTGSLQASAGSSVLEVAFKTSSAATTQHLRFPIVQGMAIGNIVLADSLARGLYEVTASTSSQAGEKEGVFRQRIRVLGPANERARADQPLAVTSVTLDAFPEGGKLIAGVENKLALKTTDQNGTGTAATGKITAPDGTATKFQTDHHGQGFMLFTPREGVSYQLALENQKAQGLLKLPPVQAQGVALRVTSSSDSLLQIRLLPSPAWLKNAAGKKVQVTFAAGGKPFFTGETTLAKGEESVMRINQQTLPDGPLKLTVTNANGQVEAERYMFVRHPQQLRLKVKTDRMSYGRREPVRVTAQVTDASGVPVEASLSFVVRSRAQAQSTQGKSLEEEFIKGVVPAYLLSASAAGLAPQSALEWSLLVEGAPSLLPTVKTPEPLAATTSQSAEGLRLAGRLLDAKGNALPSAMVLLFSRASSEPMVQVTDPEGRFSFLSLDFNNPGHYVTEVLSGGSRVKNATIEWADGPAFSPTAALPLRVTEQEAQYLRQAAVRAQTQTLFNGKKPMAVAEATDTSEAVLLGELGKPNQSYDLSKYNPFKNLEDVLRETVPLASVVGTGPDKEVRIFSPEKAGARFPERPLYLVNGTPVSNNEWLLNMPGAAIKQIDLFYAERKLSNIGLIGRYGVLSITTNPPHPSPREMQDKNSFTWAGLAKPFAFKTPSYEYTVPRPAPDFRSLLHWAPTVQSNANGTATVVFYTSDDIGDFEVEVEAYHPKGLVGSQRQLFTIVPTF
- a CDS encoding DUF4249 domain-containing protein, with amino-acid sequence MYQQSIGPVNFFLGLLCFLLWGCVDPVDLKPTQTVKYLAVQGLITDEPGPYTVNVRMTVPYGRPTGIKEEGLRGAQVVITDERGAHEVLREHGLGIFKTSPTGMRGRVGGVYTLSVTLKDGRNYQSTAEVLAPVAPIEELELDFQRKPVFDQGPEPIANQRFEAFVRTKDPGNAKNFYRWEWKAIYEVSTQPWDYEEVPPRGSFPIPKPKKCCQTCWVYDTTNLMVVGEDRLFNGNTFRKPVGIVPLTGETINVRLRVEAVQYSLSETGYDFWEDFIAQSRSVGSVLDPPPANAKGNVRNLANPEEPVFGYFGASAVTRKAVFVKREEVPQVPGLLKYPDDCRTIKFSSEIRPSFW